One region of Lactobacillus johnsonii genomic DNA includes:
- a CDS encoding aminotransferase class V-fold PLP-dependent enzyme has protein sequence MAKLNTEKIKQDFPIFNQKINDETLVYLDNAATSQIPKFVEEKVRDFNEKERANVHRGVHTLGLRATNQYESSRQKVANFIGANNAKEVIFTSGCTDSLNLVVASFGEQNIQAGDEILVSIMEHHSNLLPWQQLAKRKQAKLNFIEINSDGLLDIKNLKSKINSKTKIVALTHVSNVLGTINPIKELTDLAHEKGAIVVVDGAQAVGHFPIDVAELNVDFYAFSGHKMFAPAGIGVLYGKKDLLDKMQPYRLGGEMIANVTREGATWAEVPYKFEAGTPNIAGAIGLGAAIDYLQSLDFELIQKHEQELTSYALEKLKNVSGLTIYGPQKSNGRIGVISFNLKNIHPHDLATALDLNGIEVRAGHHCAQPLMASLNTESTVRASLSIYNTKDDIDKLVSSLHEAKEFFSEFR, from the coding sequence ATGGCCAAATTAAACACTGAAAAAATAAAGCAGGATTTTCCAATTTTTAATCAAAAGATTAATGATGAAACTCTTGTTTATTTAGATAATGCTGCAACTAGCCAAATACCGAAATTTGTTGAAGAAAAAGTTAGAGATTTTAATGAAAAAGAACGTGCAAACGTCCATCGTGGAGTTCATACATTAGGCTTAAGAGCTACTAATCAATATGAATCAAGCCGTCAAAAGGTGGCTAATTTTATTGGCGCAAATAATGCTAAAGAAGTTATTTTTACTTCTGGATGCACTGATAGTTTAAATTTAGTTGTAGCTAGCTTTGGTGAACAAAATATTCAGGCAGGGGATGAGATCCTAGTTTCAATTATGGAACACCATAGTAATCTTTTGCCGTGGCAGCAACTTGCTAAAAGAAAACAGGCTAAGTTAAATTTTATTGAAATAAATTCAGATGGCTTACTTGATATTAAAAATTTAAAAAGTAAGATCAATTCAAAAACTAAAATTGTTGCCTTGACGCATGTAAGCAATGTTTTGGGCACAATTAATCCAATTAAGGAGCTTACTGATCTAGCTCATGAAAAAGGAGCAATTGTTGTAGTTGATGGTGCACAAGCAGTTGGACATTTTCCAATTGATGTAGCTGAATTAAATGTAGATTTCTATGCTTTTTCTGGCCATAAAATGTTTGCTCCGGCAGGAATTGGTGTTTTATATGGGAAAAAAGATCTCTTAGATAAAATGCAACCTTATCGTTTGGGTGGTGAAATGATTGCTAATGTAACTAGAGAAGGAGCAACATGGGCAGAAGTACCATATAAATTTGAAGCTGGTACACCAAATATTGCTGGTGCCATTGGACTTGGAGCAGCAATTGATTATCTGCAGTCTCTAGACTTTGAGCTTATTCAAAAACATGAACAGGAATTGACAAGTTATGCCTTAGAAAAGCTTAAAAATGTTTCAGGATTAACAATCTATGGTCCACAAAAAAGTAATGGTCGCATTGGAGTAATATCTTTTAATTTAAAGAATATTCATCCCCATGACTTAGCGACTGCACTAGATTTAAACGGAATTGAAGTTCGTGCTGGCCATCATTGTGCTCAACCGCTAATGGCTAGCCTTAATACGGAGTCAACTGTTCGAGCTAGTTTATCTATTTATAATACTAAAGATGATATTGATAAATTAGTAAGTTCTCTCCATGAAGCAAAGGAGTTTTTCAGTGAGTTTAGATAA